The following proteins are encoded in a genomic region of Streptococcus gwangjuense:
- a CDS encoding MazG nucleotide pyrophosphohydrolase domain-containing protein yields MRDLTVRQLEEYLLDHYRQSRTEEGLFIKLVEEVGEVAEVLNGRSGRKEGVQDSNEELAKELADIIHYTVAIAAINDIDLTKTIFEKDKKAAIKYQHERDLEGFLKGK; encoded by the coding sequence ATGAGAGATTTAACAGTTAGACAACTAGAGGAATATTTACTTGACCATTACCGACAATCTAGAACAGAAGAAGGGCTTTTTATTAAGCTAGTAGAAGAAGTTGGAGAAGTTGCTGAGGTTTTAAATGGACGCTCTGGTCGAAAAGAAGGAGTTCAAGATTCGAACGAGGAACTAGCAAAAGAATTGGCTGATATCATTCACTACACTGTCGCAATTGCGGCCATCAACGACATAGATCTAACCAAGACCATTTTTGAAAAAGACAAAAAGGCGGCTATCAAATATCAGCATGAACGAGATTTGGAAGGATTTTTGAAGGGGAAGTAG
- the rimM gene encoding ribosome maturation factor RimM (Essential for efficient processing of 16S rRNA), whose amino-acid sequence MNYFNVGKIVNTQGLQGEMRVLSVTDFAEERFKKGAKLALFDEKDQFVQTVTIASHRKQKNFDIIKFKDMYHINAIEKYKGYSLKVAEEDLNDLDDGEFYYHEIIGLEVYEGENLIGTIKEILQPGANDVWVVKRKGKRDLLLPYIPPVVLNVDIPNKRVDVEILEGLDDED is encoded by the coding sequence ATGAACTACTTTAATGTTGGGAAAATCGTTAATACGCAGGGGTTGCAGGGTGAGATGCGAGTCTTGTCTGTGACAGATTTTGCAGAAGAACGGTTTAAAAAAGGGGCTAAGCTGGCTTTGTTTGATGAAAAAGATCAGTTTGTTCAAACAGTGACCATTGCTAGCCACCGTAAACAGAAGAACTTTGACATTATTAAATTCAAAGATATGTACCATATCAATGCTATCGAAAAGTACAAGGGGTACAGTCTCAAGGTTGCTGAGGAAGATTTGAATGATCTAGACGATGGTGAATTCTACTATCACGAGATTATTGGTTTGGAAGTCTATGAGGGAGAGAACTTGATTGGGACTATCAAGGAAATCTTGCAACCAGGTGCCAACGATGTCTGGGTGGTCAAGCGAAAAGGTAAGCGTGACTTGCTCTTGCCTTATATCCCACCAGTGGTTCTCAATGTTGATATTCCAAATAAACGGGTCGATGTGGAAATCTTAGAAGGATTAGACGATGAAGATTGA
- a CDS encoding YdbC family protein — MAEFTFEIEEHLLTLSENEKGWTKEINRVSFNGAPAKFDIRAWSPDHTKMGKGITLSNEEFQTMVDAFKGN; from the coding sequence ATGGCAGAATTTACATTTGAAATCGAAGAGCATTTGTTGACTCTTTCTGAAAACGAAAAAGGTTGGACCAAGGAAATCAACCGTGTGAGCTTTAATGGTGCCCCTGCAAAGTTTGATATTCGTGCTTGGAGCCCAGACCACACTAAGATGGGCAAAGGAATTACTCTATCAAATGAAGAATTTCAAACGATGGTGGATGCCTTTAAAGGAAATTAA
- the gor gene encoding glutathione-disulfide reductase, which translates to MREYDIIAIGGGSGGIATMNRAGEHGAKAAVIEEKKLGGTCVNVGCVPKKIMWYGAQIAETFHQFGEDYGFKTTDLNFDFATLRRNREAYIDRARSSYDGSFKRNGVDLIEGHAEFVDSHTVSVNGELIRAKHIVIATGAHPSIPNIPGAELGGSSDDVFAWEELPESVAILGAGYIAVELAGVLHTFGVKTDLFVRRDRPLRGFDSYIVEGLVKEMERTNLPLHTHKVPAKLEKTTDGITIHFEDGTSHTASQVIWATGRRPNVEGLQLEKAGVTLNERGFIQVDEYQNTVVEGIYALGDVTGEKELTPVAIKAGRTLSERLFNGKTTAKMDYSTIPTVVFSHPAIGTVGLTEEQAIKEYGQDKIKVYKSSFTSMYSACTCNRQETRFKLITAGSEEKVVGLHGIGYGVDEMIQGFAVAIKMGATKADFDATVAIHPTASEEFVTMR; encoded by the coding sequence ATGAGAGAATACGATATCATTGCTATCGGTGGAGGTAGTGGAGGAATTGCTACCATGAACCGTGCTGGTGAACACGGAGCTAAAGCAGCCGTTATTGAGGAAAAGAAATTAGGTGGAACCTGTGTCAATGTCGGTTGTGTTCCTAAAAAAATCATGTGGTACGGGGCGCAAATCGCTGAGACTTTCCATCAATTTGGAGAAGACTACGGTTTTAAGACTACTGATCTTAACTTTGACTTTGCAACCCTACGTCGCAATCGTGAAGCTTACATCGATCGCGCTCGTTCTTCTTATGATGGGAGTTTTAAACGCAACGGTGTAGACTTGATTGAAGGTCATGCTGAATTTGTAGATTCTCATACTGTCAGTGTAAATGGTGAACTGATTCGTGCTAAACATATCGTGATTGCTACTGGTGCCCATCCAAGTATTCCAAACATTCCTGGTGCTGAGTTAGGTGGCTCTTCTGATGATGTATTCGCCTGGGAAGAATTGCCAGAGTCAGTTGCAATTCTAGGCGCTGGTTATATTGCCGTTGAATTGGCTGGCGTACTTCACACCTTTGGTGTCAAGACAGACCTCTTTGTTCGCCGCGATCGTCCTTTACGTGGTTTTGACTCTTACATCGTTGAAGGTCTGGTTAAGGAAATGGAAAGAACAAACTTGCCACTTCATACTCACAAAGTCCCTGCTAAGTTAGAAAAAACTACTGATGGCATTACCATTCATTTCGAAGATGGTACTAGTCACACAGCTAGCCAAGTTATCTGGGCTACTGGTCGCCGTCCAAACGTTGAAGGCTTGCAACTTGAAAAAGCTGGAGTTACTCTGAACGAACGTGGCTTTATCCAAGTGGATGAATACCAAAATACTGTTGTTGAGGGAATCTACGCTCTAGGTGATGTAACGGGCGAAAAAGAACTGACTCCAGTTGCTATCAAGGCTGGTCGTACTTTGTCTGAACGTCTCTTTAACGGCAAAACAACTGCTAAAATGGACTACTCAACTATTCCAACCGTTGTCTTTTCACACCCTGCTATCGGAACTGTTGGCTTGACAGAAGAGCAAGCTATTAAAGAATACGGCCAAGACAAAATCAAGGTTTACAAATCAAGCTTTACTTCTATGTACTCTGCTTGCACTTGCAACCGTCAAGAAACACGTTTCAAATTGATCACAGCTGGTTCAGAAGAAAAAGTTGTCGGACTTCATGGAATTGGCTACGGTGTTGATGAAATGATTCAAGGATTTGCTGTTGCTATCAAAATGGGAGCAACCAAGGCTGACTTTGATGCAACTGTGGCGATTCACCCAACTGCATCTGAAGAATTTGTAACTATGCGTTAA
- a CDS encoding ABC transporter permease, whose protein sequence is MLQASIQIMISVFLWTYIYQSNQINIAGYDFTSMVQYYLGTIIFSYFVFYPVDWEINDDVHSGNFFSILIKPVTFYKYYFCKMLGDRLAHLLFIIIPVILFSSVYYKNELLTIEILILGSIAIILSMVLWFLISCCVGMLSFWLENIFFVLTVKEIVIQFLSGILLPLSFFSNNFRLFLDVLPFKYLVYEPLQMFSNDTYKLIDYLRIICIQLIWCIIFYIISRFILRKGVEHFSNVGG, encoded by the coding sequence ATGTTACAGGCAAGTATACAAATTATGATATCAGTATTTTTATGGACGTATATATATCAGAGTAACCAGATAAATATAGCAGGATATGATTTTACCTCAATGGTTCAATACTATTTGGGGACTATAATTTTTTCATATTTTGTTTTTTATCCAGTTGATTGGGAAATCAATGACGATGTTCATTCAGGAAATTTTTTTAGCATATTAATAAAACCTGTTACTTTTTATAAGTATTATTTTTGTAAAATGCTTGGAGATAGGCTTGCTCATTTATTATTTATCATCATTCCTGTCATTTTATTCTCCAGTGTTTATTACAAGAATGAGTTATTAACCATTGAAATTCTTATTTTAGGAAGTATTGCAATTATTCTATCTATGGTTCTATGGTTTTTAATATCATGTTGTGTAGGTATGCTTTCTTTTTGGTTAGAAAATATATTTTTTGTCCTTACTGTTAAAGAAATAGTAATTCAGTTTTTATCAGGAATATTATTGCCTTTAAGTTTTTTTTCAAATAATTTTCGTCTGTTTTTAGATGTATTACCTTTTAAATACTTAGTATATGAACCGCTTCAGATGTTTAGTAATGATACATATAAATTAATAGACTATTTGAGAATTATTTGTATTCAATTGATTTGGTGCATCATTTTTTATATTATATCAAGATTCATATTGAGAAAAGGAGTGGAGCACTTCTCAAATGTGGGAGGATAA
- the trmD gene encoding tRNA (guanosine(37)-N1)-methyltransferase TrmD, giving the protein MKIDILTLFPEMFSPLEHSIVGKAREKGLLDIQYHNFRENAEKARHVDDEPYGGGQGMLLRAQPIFDAFDAIEKKNPRVILLDPAGKQFNQAYAEDLAQEEELIFICGHYEGYDERIKTLVTDEISLGDYVLTGGELAAMTMIDATVRLIPEVIGKESSHQDDSFSSGLLEYPQYTRPYDYRGMVVPDVLMSGHHEKIRQWRLYESLKKTYERRPDLLENYQLTAEEEKMLAEIKENKE; this is encoded by the coding sequence ATGAAGATTGATATTTTAACCCTCTTTCCAGAGATGTTTTCTCCACTTGAGCACTCAATCGTTGGAAAGGCTCGAGAAAAAGGGCTCTTGGATATCCAGTATCATAATTTTCGAGAAAATGCTGAAAAGGCCCGCCATGTGGACGACGAGCCATATGGAGGTGGTCAGGGGATGTTACTTCGAGCCCAACCCATTTTCGATGCCTTTGATGCTATTGAAAAGAAAAATCCGCGCGTGATTCTCCTCGATCCAGCTGGAAAGCAGTTTAATCAGGCTTATGCTGAGGATTTGGCTCAAGAGGAAGAGCTAATCTTTATCTGTGGGCACTACGAAGGATATGATGAGCGCATTAAGACCTTGGTGACAGATGAGATTTCCCTGGGGGACTATGTCCTGACTGGTGGTGAATTGGCGGCTATGACCATGATTGATGCTACGGTACGTCTGATTCCAGAAGTGATTGGCAAGGAGTCTAGCCACCAAGATGATAGTTTTTCTTCAGGCCTTCTCGAATATCCTCAGTACACACGTCCCTATGATTATCGAGGTATGGTTGTCCCAGATGTTCTGATGAGCGGGCACCATGAAAAAATCCGTCAGTGGCGCTTGTACGAGAGTTTAAAGAAAACCTACGAGCGCAGACCGGATTTGTTAGAAAATTATCAACTGACAGCAGAAGAAGAAAAAATGCTGGCAGAAATCAAAGAAAACAAAGAATAA
- a CDS encoding peptidylprolyl isomerase, protein MKKLATLLLLSTVALAGCSNIQRSLRGDDYVDSSLAAEESSKAAAQSAKELNDALTNENANFPQLSKEVAEDEAEVILHTSQGDIRIKLFPKLAPLAVENFLTHAKEGYYNGITFHRVIDGFMVQTGDPKGDGTGGQSIWHDKDKTKDKGTGFKNEITPYLYNIRGALSMANTGQPNTNGSQFFINQNSTDTSAKLPTSKYPKKIIEAYKEGGNPSLDGKHPVFGQVIDGMDVVDKIAKAEKDEKDKPTTAITIDSIEVVKDYDFKS, encoded by the coding sequence ATGAAAAAACTAGCAACCCTTCTTTTACTATCCACTGTAGCCTTAGCTGGATGTAGCAACATCCAACGTAGTTTGCGTGGTGATGACTATGTAGATTCTAGCTTGGCCGCTGAGGAAAGCTCCAAAGCAGCAGCCCAATCTGCCAAGGAGTTAAATGATGCTTTGACAAACGAAAACGCCAATTTCCCACAACTATCTAAAGAAGTTGCTGAAGACGAGGCTGAAGTGATTCTCCACACAAGTCAGGGTGATATCCGTATTAAACTCTTCCCTAAACTCGCTCCTCTAGCAGTTGAAAACTTCCTTACTCATGCCAAAGAAGGCTACTATAACGGCATTACCTTCCACCGTGTCATCGATGGCTTTATGGTCCAAACTGGAGATCCAAAGGGAGATGGTACAGGTGGTCAGTCCATCTGGCATGACAAGGATAAGACAAAAGACAAGGGAACTGGTTTCAAGAACGAAATTACTCCTTATCTCTATAACATCCGTGGTGCTCTTTCTATGGCCAATACTGGTCAACCAAACACCAATGGTAGCCAATTCTTCATCAACCAAAATTCTACAGATACCTCTGCTAAACTCCCTACAAGCAAGTATCCAAAGAAAATCATCGAGGCCTATAAAGAAGGGGGAAACCCTAGTCTAGATGGCAAACACCCAGTCTTTGGTCAAGTGATTGACGGTATGGATGTTGTAGATAAAATTGCCAAAGCCGAAAAAGATGAAAAAGACAAGCCAACGACTGCTATTACTATCGATAGCATCGAAGTGGTGAAAGACTACGATTTTAAATCTTAA
- a CDS encoding DUF3796 domain-containing protein, producing MKKSQKMRGLIAMIAVALFIDFIVLFGSNLSWGPKLVITGISVSGQIVAICSWLHKSQKGKGKIIFDLSAKLYTILVFAASIFYTVGIWVATPSESSGIKEWILGIGLVIEVIVFGFFSLKNVKETPDERFYANLAKAASLMLVFTLGALMSLTVIIGYMGSLTLYMGQVFISIAALIFIFAVVYFILERRG from the coding sequence ATGAAAAAAAGTCAAAAAATGCGTGGCCTCATTGCAATGATTGCTGTAGCTCTCTTTATTGATTTTATTGTTTTATTTGGTTCTAATCTTAGTTGGGGACCCAAGTTAGTTATTACTGGTATTTCAGTGTCAGGTCAAATTGTAGCTATTTGTAGCTGGCTACATAAGAGTCAGAAAGGTAAGGGAAAGATTATTTTTGACTTATCTGCTAAGCTTTACACGATACTTGTGTTTGCAGCAAGCATTTTTTATACAGTAGGAATTTGGGTTGCGACCCCAAGCGAAAGTTCTGGTATTAAAGAATGGATTTTGGGAATTGGCCTCGTTATTGAAGTGATTGTATTTGGTTTTTTCTCTTTGAAAAATGTCAAGGAAACTCCGGACGAACGCTTTTATGCCAATTTAGCAAAGGCAGCTAGCTTGATGTTAGTTTTTACACTAGGCGCACTGATGAGCCTAACAGTTATCATTGGGTATATGGGGTCTCTCACTCTTTACATGGGTCAAGTCTTTATTAGCATAGCTGCCTTGATTTTCATCTTTGCGGTTGTCTACTTTATCTTGGAACGGAGAGGATAA
- the rpsP gene encoding 30S ribosomal protein S16: MAVKIRLTRMGSKKKPFYRINVADSRSPRDGRFIETVGTYNPLVAENQVTLKEDRVLAWLADGAQPSDTVRNILSKEGVLKKFHDSKFSK; the protein is encoded by the coding sequence ATGGCAGTTAAAATCCGTTTGACTCGTATGGGTTCTAAGAAAAAACCTTTCTACCGTATCAATGTAGCAGATTCACGTTCACCACGTGACGGACGTTTCATCGAAACAGTTGGAACTTACAACCCACTTGTTGCTGAAAACCAAGTAACTTTGAAAGAAGACCGCGTTCTTGCATGGTTGGCTGATGGAGCTCAACCTTCAGATACAGTACGTAACATCCTTTCAAAAGAAGGCGTATTGAAAAAATTCCACGATTCTAAATTCTCAAAATAA
- a CDS encoding ATP cone domain-containing protein — MQVIKRDGEIAEFNPDKIYQAILKAAQTVYVLTDDLRQNLAQVTKKVVLDLEEAKVERATISMIQSMVEHRLLGAGYITIAEHYISYRLQRDLERSGYGDHIAVHLHFEQIR; from the coding sequence ATGCAAGTAATCAAACGTGATGGAGAAATTGCTGAATTTAATCCAGATAAGATTTACCAAGCTATCTTAAAGGCGGCTCAGACTGTCTATGTATTGACAGATGATTTGCGTCAAAACCTTGCACAAGTCACTAAGAAAGTGGTTTTGGATTTGGAAGAAGCCAAGGTGGAACGTGCTACCATCAGCATGATTCAGTCTATGGTTGAACATCGTTTACTGGGTGCAGGTTACATTACCATAGCAGAACATTATATTTCCTATCGTCTACAACGTGACTTGGAAAGAAGTGGTTATGGGGATCATATCGCGGTTCATTTGCATTTTGAACAAATTCGCTAA
- a CDS encoding alpha/beta fold hydrolase encodes MKRIEVSTEIGSLSVTYQKQKKMLVCLSGAGLLPSYENFSLILEKLPPTIGYLTIDFPNTGRSPIHDQAGKNLDNLADAVYKVLEELGISEYILCTHSLSGILACKLLKKPIKCQALVAIEPTTKKVMFADFSENPYPEMEKQMMLIEECGPEFYFKNLTQETFSTEINKEIWEIMQEKGSELENQDTGFQISGEITEEDFENVSIESYIPVFIFCQPYREKEYRESEYWTSNTKLILGGSHHYLQWSEPEKIATIIRELSE; translated from the coding sequence ATGAAGAGGATTGAAGTATCTACAGAAATTGGTAGTCTCTCTGTTACTTATCAAAAGCAAAAGAAAATGCTAGTTTGTTTAAGTGGGGCAGGTTTACTACCAAGTTATGAAAATTTTTCACTTATACTTGAAAAACTTCCTCCTACAATTGGTTATTTGACAATTGATTTTCCGAACACAGGTAGGAGTCCGATTCATGACCAAGCTGGAAAAAATCTAGATAATCTTGCAGATGCAGTTTATAAAGTACTTGAAGAATTAGGGATTTCTGAATATATACTTTGTACACATAGTTTGAGTGGAATTTTAGCTTGCAAATTACTCAAGAAACCAATTAAGTGTCAGGCTTTAGTAGCAATTGAACCGACAACTAAAAAAGTCATGTTTGCTGATTTTTCAGAAAATCCTTATCCAGAAATGGAAAAGCAGATGATGTTGATTGAAGAGTGTGGTCCTGAATTTTATTTTAAGAATTTAACTCAAGAGACATTTAGCACTGAAATTAATAAAGAAATCTGGGAAATAATGCAAGAAAAAGGTTCAGAGTTGGAAAATCAAGATACAGGATTTCAGATATCTGGAGAGATTACTGAGGAAGATTTTGAGAATGTATCTATAGAATCTTATATCCCTGTATTTATTTTTTGTCAGCCTTATAGAGAAAAAGAGTACAGAGAATCAGAATATTGGACTTCCAATACTAAACTCATTTTAGGAGGGAGTCACCATTATTTACAGTGGTCTGAACCCGAAAAAATTGCGACTATTATTCGAGAATTGTCAGAATAA
- a CDS encoding helix-turn-helix transcriptional regulator — MAKESKIITNLKSVRESTGMTQQELADLIGMRRETILHLENNRYNPSLEMALKIAQVFNLKVEDLFELRQNEEA; from the coding sequence ATGGCCAAAGAAAGCAAGATTATTACTAATCTTAAATCTGTTCGTGAGTCGACAGGCATGACCCAGCAGGAGTTAGCCGACCTCATCGGCATGCGACGCGAGACAATTCTGCACTTGGAAAATAACCGTTACAACCCTTCGCTGGAAATGGCTCTTAAAATTGCTCAAGTTTTTAATCTGAAAGTAGAAGACCTCTTTGAACTCAGACAGAACGAGGAAGCATAA
- a CDS encoding ABC transporter permease, which yields MFRIKVIFRLLHFGFKSDMNFHFDFFCGLFSSILWIGLPIVFFRLIFLNIDSFNGWDYYQILFLVGSYTIVDGVMMGLLIRSMGILESDILSGNLDQILLRPFDTQLFYIFRSFNLVQFVNTFFGLAIIFISYGNLNVHLNSLKILFYILSLMCGCIIYYSIWFLITISSFWFPTKFSKVDVFLNYIGISKYPYNIFTGINRLITMLFVPNLLIANPAVLIFLGKDTLNLFFYQIVFTVFLIIISRTIFRKGLKKYESAGR from the coding sequence ATGTTTAGAATAAAAGTAATTTTTAGGCTACTTCATTTTGGTTTTAAATCTGATATGAATTTTCATTTTGACTTCTTTTGTGGTCTATTTTCGTCGATACTGTGGATTGGTTTACCTATTGTATTTTTTAGATTGATTTTCTTAAACATAGACTCTTTTAATGGTTGGGACTATTATCAAATTTTATTTTTGGTAGGTTCCTACACTATTGTAGATGGAGTTATGATGGGATTGTTAATTAGAAGTATGGGAATTTTAGAATCAGATATTTTGAGTGGTAACTTGGATCAAATTTTATTGAGGCCGTTTGATACTCAGTTGTTCTATATTTTTAGATCATTTAATTTAGTTCAATTCGTGAATACTTTTTTTGGTCTTGCGATCATTTTTATAAGTTATGGAAATTTAAATGTACATTTAAATTCATTAAAAATATTATTTTATATCCTTTCTTTAATGTGTGGTTGTATTATATATTATTCAATTTGGTTTCTAATAACGATTAGTTCATTTTGGTTCCCAACTAAATTTTCAAAAGTAGATGTATTTTTGAATTATATTGGAATTTCTAAGTATCCATATAATATTTTTACAGGTATTAACAGATTGATCACTATGTTATTTGTTCCCAATTTATTAATTGCCAATCCTGCAGTATTAATATTTTTAGGGAAAGATACATTGAACCTATTTTTCTATCAAATAGTTTTTACAGTTTTTTTGATTATTATCAGTCGTACAATTTTTAGAAAAGGATTGAAAAAATATGAAAGTGCAGGAAGATAA
- a CDS encoding ABC transporter ATP-binding protein, with protein MSEIVINAQNLSKNFYNFDSRLPFIKRFLKRNQITIRAVQDISFTIKRGSIVGFIGSNGAGKSTTIKMLTGTLYPSSGKLEVNGEIPFKRSINFRKKISIVVGNKLQLFQDVSAMDYFQLIGTLYEVEPAILQERIQELSNLLNVKDQLYQQVRTLSLGQKMKMEFIAASLTSPEILFLDEPTIGLDIQSKKDIRTFLKKMNEECHTTIILTSHDMDDISSVCDELIVIDKGKIILQESMDVILSKFSDFKYLKIKMTLDLVPELCSVKGVVVISQTKSECILKIPRDFVFETLESINKLVDIEDFEISNLSLEEIILQNYFTKKEHN; from the coding sequence ATGAGTGAAATAGTTATTAATGCTCAGAATTTATCTAAAAATTTTTATAATTTTGATTCAAGACTCCCATTTATCAAGAGATTTTTGAAACGTAATCAAATAACGATTCGAGCTGTTCAAGATATTAGTTTTACGATTAAGAGAGGGAGTATAGTTGGCTTTATTGGGAGTAATGGAGCTGGTAAATCCACAACGATTAAAATGTTGACTGGGACTCTTTATCCTAGTTCCGGAAAATTAGAAGTGAATGGAGAAATTCCATTTAAAAGAAGTATAAATTTTAGAAAAAAAATTTCAATAGTAGTAGGAAATAAATTACAGTTATTTCAAGATGTTTCGGCTATGGATTATTTTCAATTGATTGGTACTTTATATGAGGTAGAACCGGCGATTTTACAAGAACGAATTCAGGAATTAAGCAATTTGTTGAATGTAAAAGATCAGCTTTACCAGCAGGTCCGGACCCTCTCTCTTGGACAAAAAATGAAAATGGAGTTTATCGCGGCATCTTTAACAAGTCCGGAAATATTATTTTTAGACGAGCCTACTATAGGGTTAGATATACAGTCTAAAAAAGATATCAGAACATTTTTAAAGAAAATGAATGAAGAATGTCATACTACTATTATTTTAACGAGTCATGATATGGATGATATTTCGTCTGTTTGTGACGAATTAATCGTCATTGACAAAGGAAAAATTATTTTGCAGGAGTCAATGGATGTTATTTTATCTAAATTTTCTGATTTTAAATATTTAAAGATAAAAATGACATTAGATTTGGTACCAGAGTTATGCTCTGTTAAAGGAGTAGTAGTCATTTCTCAAACAAAATCGGAATGTATACTAAAAATACCTAGAGATTTTGTCTTTGAGACATTAGAATCAATCAATAAGCTTGTAGATATAGAAGATTTTGAAATATCAAATCTTTCTTTAGAAGAAATTATTTTACAAAACTATTTTACAAAAAAGGAGCACAATTGA
- the kphA gene encoding RNA-binding protein KphA, translated as MDTIENLIIAIVKPLISQPDALTIKIEDTPEFLEYHLDLDQSDVGRVIGRKGRTISAIRTIVYSVPTEDKKVRIVIDEK; from the coding sequence ATGGATACGATTGAAAATCTCATTATTGCGATTGTGAAACCCTTGATTTCACAACCAGATGCCTTAACTATCAAGATTGAAGATACACCAGAATTTTTGGAATATCATTTGGATCTTGATCAAAGCGATGTGGGTCGTGTAATCGGTCGTAAGGGTCGCACTATTTCTGCGATAAGAACGATTGTCTACTCTGTCCCAACTGAAGACAAAAAAGTAAGAATCGTTATTGACGAAAAATAA
- a CDS encoding biotin transporter BioY: protein MKKAHVYAIPAIGAALIAVLAQISLPIGPVPFTLQNFAIGLIATVFRPREAVLSVGLYLLLGAIGLPVFAGGGAGFQALVGPTAGYLWFYLVYSGLTSSLTNSKSGIVNIFLANLLGDALVFVGGILSLHFLAGMAFEKALVVGVIPFIIPDLGKLLAISLISRPLLQRLKNQAYFAN from the coding sequence TTGAAAAAAGCTCACGTTTATGCTATCCCTGCGATTGGGGCTGCTCTCATTGCTGTATTGGCACAAATCAGTCTCCCAATTGGACCTGTCCCCTTCACTCTGCAAAACTTTGCAATCGGCTTAATTGCTACTGTCTTTAGACCGAGAGAGGCTGTACTTTCTGTTGGTCTCTATCTTCTTCTAGGCGCTATCGGTCTTCCTGTCTTTGCAGGAGGTGGAGCAGGATTTCAGGCTTTAGTTGGCCCTACTGCAGGCTATCTTTGGTTTTATCTTGTGTACTCTGGACTGACTTCCTCTCTAACCAACAGCAAGAGCGGGATTGTCAATATTTTTCTTGCAAATCTCTTGGGTGATGCCCTTGTCTTTGTCGGAGGGATTCTCAGCTTGCATTTCCTAGCTGGAATGGCATTTGAAAAAGCTCTTGTTGTGGGGGTCATTCCTTTTATCATTCCAGACCTTGGTAAACTTCTAGCTATTAGTTTGATTAGCCGTCCCCTACTTCAACGCCTTAAAAATCAGGCTTACTTCGCTAACTAA